Proteins from a genomic interval of Acomys russatus chromosome 19, mAcoRus1.1, whole genome shotgun sequence:
- the Hpn gene encoding serine protease hepsin isoform X1 gives MRNLGLTEVVPLVQGLRQERGTGPLPGPCCAEDKPGSGPSLVSVAGGRAAPCCSRPKVAALTVGTLLLLTGIGAASWAIVTIILRSDQEPLYPVQVSPGDSRLAVFDKTEGTWRLLCSSRSNARVAGLGCEEMGFLRALAHSELDVRTAGANGTSGFFCVDEGGLPQAQRLLDVISVCDCPRGRFLTAICQDCGRRKLPVDRIVGGQDSSLGRWPWQVSLRYDGTHLCGGSLLSGDWVLTAAHCFPERNRVLSRWRVFAGAVARTSPHGVQLGVQAVIYHGGYLPFRDPTSEENSNDIALVHLSSHLPLTEYIQPVCLPAAGQALVDGKLCTVTGWGNTQYYGQQAVVLQEARVPIISNEVCNSADFYGNQIKPKMFCAGYPEGGIDACQGDSGGPFVCEDSISGASRWRLCGIVSWGTGCALAQKPGVYTKVTDFREWIFQAIKTHSEASGMVTQP, from the exons ATGAGGAACCTGGGACTCACAGAAGTGGTTCCACTTGTCCAAGGCCTCAGACAGGAAAGG GGTACTGGCCCACTGCCCGGGCCTTGCTGCGCTGAGGACAAACCTGGCAGTGGCCCCAGCTTGGTGTCTGTTGCAGGTGGCCGGGCTGCACCGTGCTGCTCCAGACCCAAGGTGGCAGCTCTCACCGTGGGGACCCTGCTGCTCTTGACAGGCATTGGGGCTGCATCCTGGGCGATTG tGACCATCATACTGCGGAGTGACCAGGAGCCGCTGTACCCAG TACAGGTCAGCCCCGGGGACTCTCGGCTCGCAGTGTTCGACAAGACGGAGGGGACTTGGAGGCTGCTGTGTTCCTCACGCTCCAACGCCAGGGTGGCAGGGCTTGGCTGTGAGGAGATGGGCTTTCTCAG GGCCCTGGCACACTCGGAGCTGGATGTGCGAACTGCAGGCGCCAATGGCACGTCGGGCTTCTTCTGCGTGGACGAGGGCGGCCTGCCTCAGGCCCAGAGGTTGTTGGATGTCATCTCTGTGTG CGACTGCCCTAGAGGCCGATTCCTGACTGCCATCTGCCAAG ATTGTGGGCGCAGGAAGCTCCCTGTGGACCGCATCGTGGGGGGCCAGGACAGCAGCCTGGGAAGGTGGCCGTGGCAGGTCAGCCTGCGTTATGATGGGACCCACCTCTGTGGGGGATCCCTGCTGTCCGGGGACTGGGTGCTGACAGCTGCACATTGCTTTCCAGA GCGGAACCGGGTCCTGTCTCGATGGCGAGTGTTTGCTGGTGCTGTGGCTCGGACCTCGCCCCATGGCGTGCAACTGGGGGTTCAGGCTGTGATCTATCATGGGGGCTACCTCCCCTTCCGAGACCCAACCAGCGAGGAAAACAGCAATGACATCGCCCtggtccatctctctagccacctgCCTCTTACAG AATACATCCAGCCAGTGTGTCTCCCTGCTGCAGGGCAGGCCCTGGTGGATGGCAAGCTCTGTACTGTGACCGGCTGGGGTAACACCCAGTACTATG GCCAGCAGGCTGTGGTGCTCCAAGAGGCCCGGGTCCCCATCATAAGCAACGAGGTCTGCAACAGCGCCGACTTCTACGGCAATCAGATCAAACCGAAGATGTTCTGTGCTGGCTATCCCGAGGGCGGCATTGACGCATGCCAG ggtGACAGCGGCGGCCCCTTTGTGTGTGAGGACAGCATATCTGGGGCGTCGAGGTGGCGGCTGTGTGGCATTGTAAGCTGGGGTACGGGCTGTGCTTTGGCCCAGAAGCCAGGCGTGTACACCAAAGTCACTGACTTCCGGGAGTGGATCTTCCAGGCCATAAAG ACTCACTCCGAAGCCAGTGGCATGGTGACGCAGCCTTGA
- the Hpn gene encoding serine protease hepsin isoform X2 — protein sequence MAKKEDEEPGTHRSGSTCPRPQTGKGGRAAPCCSRPKVAALTVGTLLLLTGIGAASWAIVTIILRSDQEPLYPVQVSPGDSRLAVFDKTEGTWRLLCSSRSNARVAGLGCEEMGFLRALAHSELDVRTAGANGTSGFFCVDEGGLPQAQRLLDVISVCDCPRGRFLTAICQDCGRRKLPVDRIVGGQDSSLGRWPWQVSLRYDGTHLCGGSLLSGDWVLTAAHCFPERNRVLSRWRVFAGAVARTSPHGVQLGVQAVIYHGGYLPFRDPTSEENSNDIALVHLSSHLPLTEYIQPVCLPAAGQALVDGKLCTVTGWGNTQYYGQQAVVLQEARVPIISNEVCNSADFYGNQIKPKMFCAGYPEGGIDACQGDSGGPFVCEDSISGASRWRLCGIVSWGTGCALAQKPGVYTKVTDFREWIFQAIKTHSEASGMVTQP from the exons ATGGCGAAGAAGGAGG ATGAGGAACCTGGGACTCACAGAAGTGGTTCCACTTGTCCAAGGCCTCAGACAGGAAAGG GTGGCCGGGCTGCACCGTGCTGCTCCAGACCCAAGGTGGCAGCTCTCACCGTGGGGACCCTGCTGCTCTTGACAGGCATTGGGGCTGCATCCTGGGCGATTG tGACCATCATACTGCGGAGTGACCAGGAGCCGCTGTACCCAG TACAGGTCAGCCCCGGGGACTCTCGGCTCGCAGTGTTCGACAAGACGGAGGGGACTTGGAGGCTGCTGTGTTCCTCACGCTCCAACGCCAGGGTGGCAGGGCTTGGCTGTGAGGAGATGGGCTTTCTCAG GGCCCTGGCACACTCGGAGCTGGATGTGCGAACTGCAGGCGCCAATGGCACGTCGGGCTTCTTCTGCGTGGACGAGGGCGGCCTGCCTCAGGCCCAGAGGTTGTTGGATGTCATCTCTGTGTG CGACTGCCCTAGAGGCCGATTCCTGACTGCCATCTGCCAAG ATTGTGGGCGCAGGAAGCTCCCTGTGGACCGCATCGTGGGGGGCCAGGACAGCAGCCTGGGAAGGTGGCCGTGGCAGGTCAGCCTGCGTTATGATGGGACCCACCTCTGTGGGGGATCCCTGCTGTCCGGGGACTGGGTGCTGACAGCTGCACATTGCTTTCCAGA GCGGAACCGGGTCCTGTCTCGATGGCGAGTGTTTGCTGGTGCTGTGGCTCGGACCTCGCCCCATGGCGTGCAACTGGGGGTTCAGGCTGTGATCTATCATGGGGGCTACCTCCCCTTCCGAGACCCAACCAGCGAGGAAAACAGCAATGACATCGCCCtggtccatctctctagccacctgCCTCTTACAG AATACATCCAGCCAGTGTGTCTCCCTGCTGCAGGGCAGGCCCTGGTGGATGGCAAGCTCTGTACTGTGACCGGCTGGGGTAACACCCAGTACTATG GCCAGCAGGCTGTGGTGCTCCAAGAGGCCCGGGTCCCCATCATAAGCAACGAGGTCTGCAACAGCGCCGACTTCTACGGCAATCAGATCAAACCGAAGATGTTCTGTGCTGGCTATCCCGAGGGCGGCATTGACGCATGCCAG ggtGACAGCGGCGGCCCCTTTGTGTGTGAGGACAGCATATCTGGGGCGTCGAGGTGGCGGCTGTGTGGCATTGTAAGCTGGGGTACGGGCTGTGCTTTGGCCCAGAAGCCAGGCGTGTACACCAAAGTCACTGACTTCCGGGAGTGGATCTTCCAGGCCATAAAG ACTCACTCCGAAGCCAGTGGCATGGTGACGCAGCCTTGA
- the Scn1b gene encoding sodium channel subunit beta-1: MGTLLTLVVGAALVSSAWGGCVEVDSDTEAVYGMTFKILCISCKRRSETSAETFTEWTFRQKGTEEFVKILRYENEVLQLEEDERFEGRVVWNGSRGTKDLQDLSIFITNVTYNHSGDYECHVYRLLFFENYDYNTSVVKKIHLEVVDKANRDMASIVSEIMMYVLIVVLTIWLVAEMVYCYKKIAAATEAAAQENASEYLAITSESKENCTGVQVAE; this comes from the exons ATGGGGACGCTGCTGACCCTCGTGGTGGGCGCGGCGCTGG TGTCCTCAGCCTGGGGGGGCTGCGTGGAGGTGGACTCCGATACCGAGGCCGTGTACGGGATGACCTTCAAAATCCTATGCATCTCCTGCAAGCGTCGTAGTGAGACCAGCGCCGAGACCTTCACGGAGTGGACCTTCCGCCAGAAGGGGACAGAGGAATTTGtcaag ATCCTACGCTATGAGAATGAGGTGCTGCAGCTGGAGGAAGACGAGCGCTTTGAGGGCCGTGTGGTGTGGAACGGTAGCCGGGGCACCAAGGACCTGCAGGACCTGTCCATCTTCATCACCAACGTCACCTACAACCACTCTGGCGACTACGAGTGCCACGTCTACCGTCTCCTCTTCTTTGAGAATTACGATTACAACACCAGCGTCGTCAAGAAGATCCACCTGGAGGTGGTGGACAAGG ccaacaGAGACATGGCGTCTATCGTGTCGGAGATCATGATGTACGTGCTCATCGTGGTGTTGACCATATGGCTCGTGGCGGAGATGGTCTACTGCTACAAGAAAATTGCTGCTGCCACGGAAGCTGCTGCCCAAGAGAACGC CTCAGAATACCTGGCCATTACATCCGAGAGCAAAGAAAATTGTACAGGCGTCCAGGTGGCTGAATAG
- the Hpn gene encoding serine protease hepsin isoform X3 yields MAKKEGGRAAPCCSRPKVAALTVGTLLLLTGIGAASWAIVTIILRSDQEPLYPVQVSPGDSRLAVFDKTEGTWRLLCSSRSNARVAGLGCEEMGFLRALAHSELDVRTAGANGTSGFFCVDEGGLPQAQRLLDVISVCDCPRGRFLTAICQDCGRRKLPVDRIVGGQDSSLGRWPWQVSLRYDGTHLCGGSLLSGDWVLTAAHCFPERNRVLSRWRVFAGAVARTSPHGVQLGVQAVIYHGGYLPFRDPTSEENSNDIALVHLSSHLPLTEYIQPVCLPAAGQALVDGKLCTVTGWGNTQYYGQQAVVLQEARVPIISNEVCNSADFYGNQIKPKMFCAGYPEGGIDACQGDSGGPFVCEDSISGASRWRLCGIVSWGTGCALAQKPGVYTKVTDFREWIFQAIKTHSEASGMVTQP; encoded by the exons ATGGCGAAGAAGGAGG GTGGCCGGGCTGCACCGTGCTGCTCCAGACCCAAGGTGGCAGCTCTCACCGTGGGGACCCTGCTGCTCTTGACAGGCATTGGGGCTGCATCCTGGGCGATTG tGACCATCATACTGCGGAGTGACCAGGAGCCGCTGTACCCAG TACAGGTCAGCCCCGGGGACTCTCGGCTCGCAGTGTTCGACAAGACGGAGGGGACTTGGAGGCTGCTGTGTTCCTCACGCTCCAACGCCAGGGTGGCAGGGCTTGGCTGTGAGGAGATGGGCTTTCTCAG GGCCCTGGCACACTCGGAGCTGGATGTGCGAACTGCAGGCGCCAATGGCACGTCGGGCTTCTTCTGCGTGGACGAGGGCGGCCTGCCTCAGGCCCAGAGGTTGTTGGATGTCATCTCTGTGTG CGACTGCCCTAGAGGCCGATTCCTGACTGCCATCTGCCAAG ATTGTGGGCGCAGGAAGCTCCCTGTGGACCGCATCGTGGGGGGCCAGGACAGCAGCCTGGGAAGGTGGCCGTGGCAGGTCAGCCTGCGTTATGATGGGACCCACCTCTGTGGGGGATCCCTGCTGTCCGGGGACTGGGTGCTGACAGCTGCACATTGCTTTCCAGA GCGGAACCGGGTCCTGTCTCGATGGCGAGTGTTTGCTGGTGCTGTGGCTCGGACCTCGCCCCATGGCGTGCAACTGGGGGTTCAGGCTGTGATCTATCATGGGGGCTACCTCCCCTTCCGAGACCCAACCAGCGAGGAAAACAGCAATGACATCGCCCtggtccatctctctagccacctgCCTCTTACAG AATACATCCAGCCAGTGTGTCTCCCTGCTGCAGGGCAGGCCCTGGTGGATGGCAAGCTCTGTACTGTGACCGGCTGGGGTAACACCCAGTACTATG GCCAGCAGGCTGTGGTGCTCCAAGAGGCCCGGGTCCCCATCATAAGCAACGAGGTCTGCAACAGCGCCGACTTCTACGGCAATCAGATCAAACCGAAGATGTTCTGTGCTGGCTATCCCGAGGGCGGCATTGACGCATGCCAG ggtGACAGCGGCGGCCCCTTTGTGTGTGAGGACAGCATATCTGGGGCGTCGAGGTGGCGGCTGTGTGGCATTGTAAGCTGGGGTACGGGCTGTGCTTTGGCCCAGAAGCCAGGCGTGTACACCAAAGTCACTGACTTCCGGGAGTGGATCTTCCAGGCCATAAAG ACTCACTCCGAAGCCAGTGGCATGGTGACGCAGCCTTGA